Proteins encoded together in one Thalassotalea crassostreae window:
- a CDS encoding CBS domain-containing protein, whose product MNTSPIIQVQQAMNDRFIICDGLETVAAAIEKIKETGVSTIIVEKRNDNDEYGAVFLSDIAKKVIATDRSPERVNLYEIMTKPVLSVLPDMDVRYCARLFEQFGISRAPVIKDHNILGMISYSNIALISGNKQP is encoded by the coding sequence ATGAATACCTCACCAATAATCCAGGTTCAACAAGCAATGAACGATAGATTCATTATTTGTGATGGACTCGAAACAGTCGCAGCAGCGATTGAAAAAATCAAAGAAACCGGTGTTAGTACGATTATTGTTGAAAAGCGCAACGATAACGATGAATATGGCGCCGTTTTTTTATCGGATATAGCGAAAAAAGTTATCGCCACCGACAGATCACCTGAACGCGTTAACCTCTATGAAATAATGACTAAGCCGGTATTAAGTGTCTTACCAGATATGGACGTACGTTACTGCGCTCGTTTATTTGAACAATTTGGAATTTCACGTGCTCCTGTGATTAAAGATCACAACATACTTGGCATGATAAGTTACTCAAATATTGCTCTCATTTCAGGAAATAAACAGCCCTAG
- a CDS encoding P-II family nitrogen regulator: MHFKLIIAFVNDEVTEKVLDSAREAGATGATVINHARGEGLNKKTTFFGLNLDIQVDVILFVVEEHLSRKILETIDHVAGLDKNSGAGMAIQLDVEDAIGVQHQISQLEQVIKGKL; the protein is encoded by the coding sequence ATGCATTTTAAACTGATTATTGCTTTCGTAAATGATGAAGTCACAGAGAAAGTGCTTGATTCGGCTCGCGAAGCCGGTGCAACGGGGGCAACGGTGATTAATCACGCCCGCGGTGAAGGACTAAATAAAAAGACTACGTTTTTTGGTCTAAATCTCGATATTCAGGTCGATGTCATTTTATTTGTTGTCGAAGAGCATTTATCTCGAAAGATTCTCGAAACCATAGACCACGTCGCAGGTCTTGATAAAAACTCAGGCGCCGGTATGGCAATCCAACTTGACGTTGAAGATGCCATCGGCGTGCAACACCAAATCAGCCAATTAGAACAAGTAATTAAGGGCAAGTTATGA
- a CDS encoding DUF1538 domain-containing protein, producing MNYLIELSHTLLQTVIDVTPIVLILAVFQYGVLKKQVPMLKAKAIGLVYVILGLSLFLLGLEKALFPLGELMAEQLTAHEFIKSGSDGDIDWMSYYWVYAFAFAIGFSTTIAEPSLLAVAIKANQVSGGVIGLWGLRIAVALGVGFGITLGVYRIVVGDPIHYYIIAGYILVVIQTNFAPKMIIPLAYDSGGVTTSTVTVPLVAALGLGLATTIEGRSPLIDGFGLIAFASLFPIISVMAYAQIIEYINKKQNSGAL from the coding sequence ATGAATTATCTTATCGAGTTATCCCACACCCTTTTACAAACAGTCATTGATGTCACCCCAATTGTTCTTATTTTGGCGGTATTTCAATATGGAGTGCTGAAAAAACAAGTACCTATGCTCAAAGCGAAAGCAATTGGTTTAGTCTATGTAATTCTCGGTTTATCACTATTTTTACTGGGCTTAGAAAAAGCATTATTCCCACTCGGTGAGTTAATGGCAGAGCAGCTTACCGCCCATGAATTCATTAAAAGTGGCAGCGATGGTGACATCGACTGGATGAGTTACTACTGGGTTTATGCGTTTGCCTTTGCGATAGGTTTTTCAACGACCATTGCTGAGCCATCGTTATTAGCAGTGGCAATAAAGGCGAATCAGGTGTCAGGCGGCGTTATCGGTTTATGGGGCTTAAGAATCGCCGTTGCTTTAGGTGTCGGCTTTGGAATTACTCTAGGGGTATACCGAATTGTGGTTGGCGACCCTATTCATTACTACATCATTGCGGGCTATATTCTTGTGGTTATACAAACCAACTTTGCCCCGAAAATGATAATCCCATTGGCCTATGACTCAGGCGGAGTAACAACATCGACAGTAACTGTGCCATTAGTCGCCGCCTTAGGCTTAGGACTAGCGACAACTATAGAGGGCAGAAGCCCATTAATTGATGGTTTTGGATTGATTGCATTTGCTAGTCTATTTCCAATTATCTCAGTAATGGCCTATGCTCAAATCATTGAATATATTAATAAAAAACAAAATTCTGGAGCACTGTAA
- a CDS encoding DUF1538 domain-containing protein, protein MKAFLQAMLASFKDLLPIIIVIAFFQLVVLQQPLPNFVEIIIGLLMVVTGLTFFVFGLEKALFPLGESMADAFARKGSLLWLVLFAFFLGFGTTIAEPALIAVAAKAGDIAAKAGAIVDTADSIEQYAFGLRITVALSVGCAIILGVIRILKGWPIQRVIIIGYLLVVVMTYFAPKEIIGIAYDSGGVTTSTITVPLVTALGVGLASAIKGRNPMLDGFGLIAFASLLPMIFVMAYGMVY, encoded by the coding sequence ATGAAAGCGTTTTTACAAGCAATGCTCGCAAGTTTTAAAGATCTTTTGCCGATTATTATCGTCATCGCATTCTTTCAACTTGTTGTTTTGCAACAACCATTACCTAATTTTGTAGAGATTATCATTGGCTTACTAATGGTCGTAACCGGTTTAACATTTTTCGTTTTTGGTTTAGAGAAAGCCCTATTTCCCTTAGGCGAAAGTATGGCTGATGCTTTTGCCCGTAAAGGCAGTCTGTTATGGTTAGTTTTATTCGCATTTTTTCTTGGCTTTGGTACGACAATTGCCGAACCGGCACTTATCGCTGTTGCCGCTAAAGCTGGTGATATAGCCGCCAAAGCTGGCGCTATTGTTGATACTGCAGACTCAATTGAACAATATGCATTCGGATTACGTATAACCGTCGCTTTATCCGTTGGTTGCGCCATCATATTGGGTGTCATTCGGATATTAAAAGGTTGGCCGATCCAACGCGTTATTATTATTGGCTATCTATTAGTGGTAGTGATGACCTATTTCGCGCCAAAGGAGATCATTGGTATTGCTTATGACTCTGGTGGTGTAACAACATCGACTATAACCGTTCCATTAGTCACTGCATTAGGGGTTGGATTAGCATCGGCAATCAAAGGACGAAACCCTATGCTCGATGGATTTGGACTTATCGCCTTTGCTTCACTTTTACCAATGATTTTCGTTATGGCTTACGGCATGGTGTACTAA
- a CDS encoding cation:proton antiporter: MSLLVSVIIFLLAVVIAVPIFNRIKLGSILGYLCAGVVIGPSVLGLIDDPDQILHFAELGVVFLLFIIGLELAPQKLLAMRNLILFVGGGQLILTIAVITVIMMFIGLSFNVSIVLGMALALSSTAFAIGLLKEKGILNHWNGQKGFATLLMQDLAVIPILLIVTALAGVSSSDGPQWWVSFMAVVGVLLAGKYFINPMLSLLSRYGGSEVMTAASLLIVIATAEIMYLAGLSMGLGAFMAGLLLANSSFRHHLEVEIVPFKGLLLGLFFIAIGMNLDLALMVEKPLVIIAATIALILVKALILWLLYRFIYFKDEPGKTPPLIAAILLSQGGEFAFVIFNVAVQDGLLSSEIANIAILVVGISMALTVPLVMLAEKWLNKASDTESEFDSHREVDEPHVIIAGFGRFGQITGRILAANNIPFTALDNNAEHIEFVRQFGNKIFFGDATQTKLLHAAGVEHAKIFFIAADSDKHGFEIAHTVKEHYPQIKIIARAKSRLSVLKYREMGINTNVREMFDSSLVAAKLVLKEYGFEEARAEHMIKVFKKHDEELLEKSYEGNKYDLNNLIKISNQGRAELESLFKHDKED, from the coding sequence ATGAGTCTACTCGTCTCCGTCATCATCTTTTTACTTGCCGTGGTTATCGCGGTACCTATTTTTAACCGAATTAAGCTAGGTTCTATTCTTGGCTATCTGTGTGCAGGCGTTGTCATTGGGCCGTCGGTTCTAGGTCTAATTGACGACCCTGATCAAATCCTTCACTTTGCTGAACTTGGTGTTGTGTTTTTACTGTTTATTATTGGTTTAGAACTAGCGCCGCAAAAACTATTGGCAATGCGCAACCTCATATTGTTTGTCGGTGGCGGGCAGTTAATACTTACCATCGCAGTAATTACAGTAATTATGATGTTTATCGGACTGTCTTTTAATGTTTCGATTGTGCTGGGCATGGCGCTAGCGTTATCCAGTACCGCTTTTGCCATTGGTCTACTAAAAGAAAAAGGTATCCTTAACCATTGGAATGGGCAAAAAGGCTTTGCTACGCTATTAATGCAGGATTTGGCGGTAATTCCTATCTTGTTGATTGTTACCGCACTAGCTGGTGTAAGCAGTTCCGACGGCCCTCAATGGTGGGTATCATTTATGGCGGTAGTCGGCGTATTGTTAGCCGGTAAGTATTTCATTAATCCGATGCTTTCTTTATTGTCTCGTTACGGCGGGTCTGAAGTGATGACCGCAGCATCACTATTGATAGTCATTGCAACAGCAGAAATTATGTATTTAGCTGGATTATCCATGGGGCTCGGTGCCTTTATGGCCGGACTATTATTAGCCAACTCAAGTTTTCGTCATCATTTAGAAGTAGAGATAGTGCCATTCAAAGGCTTGCTACTAGGTTTGTTCTTTATTGCTATTGGTATGAACTTAGATTTAGCGCTAATGGTTGAGAAACCTCTGGTGATCATTGCTGCAACCATTGCGCTTATTTTAGTTAAGGCGTTGATTTTATGGCTACTATATCGATTTATTTATTTCAAAGACGAACCAGGTAAAACGCCGCCGCTAATTGCCGCAATATTGCTGTCACAAGGTGGTGAATTCGCTTTTGTTATATTTAATGTCGCGGTTCAGGATGGATTATTGTCAAGCGAAATCGCTAACATCGCCATTTTAGTGGTTGGTATTTCAATGGCATTGACAGTACCGTTGGTAATGCTTGCAGAAAAATGGCTAAATAAAGCTAGCGATACAGAAAGTGAATTTGATAGTCATCGTGAAGTGGACGAACCTCATGTGATAATTGCTGGCTTCGGACGTTTTGGGCAAATTACCGGCCGTATCTTAGCCGCCAACAACATCCCATTTACTGCCCTTGATAATAATGCAGAACACATTGAATTTGTTAGACAGTTTGGCAATAAAATATTCTTTGGTGACGCGACTCAAACTAAGCTTCTGCATGCCGCCGGCGTTGAACATGCAAAAATATTCTTTATTGCCGCTGATTCAGATAAACATGGCTTTGAAATTGCCCATACAGTAAAAGAACATTATCCGCAGATTAAAATAATTGCTCGAGCGAAATCTCGCCTTAGTGTGCTTAAATATCGTGAAATGGGCATCAATACTAACGTTCGTGAAATGTTTGATTCAAGTTTAGTTGCAGCAAAACTGGTACTTAAAGAGTATGGCTTTGAAGAAGCTCGAGCTGAACATATGATCAAAGTGTTTAAAAAGCATGATGAAGAATTGCTGGAAAAATCTTATGAAGGTAATAAGTACGATTTGAATAACTTGATCAAAATATCGAATCAAGGTCGTGCGGAATTAGAATCTTTGTTTAAACACGATAAAGAAGACTAA
- a CDS encoding DUF523 domain-containing protein, translated as MEKILISSCFLGNKVRYDGKAKALVHPQISTWQQQGRLVVVCPEVAGGLSVPRAKAEQQAGKVINNLGQDVSAEFQHGADLALQLCQRYNIRYALLKEYSPSCGSHEIYDGNFNDTKIKGQGVTAKLLTANNVEVYSELNIAQLIVKITHPNNAEQV; from the coding sequence ATGGAAAAGATCTTAATTAGCAGTTGTTTTTTGGGCAATAAGGTTCGATACGACGGCAAAGCGAAAGCTCTTGTTCATCCACAAATAAGCACTTGGCAGCAACAAGGCCGATTAGTCGTTGTTTGCCCAGAAGTTGCCGGTGGTTTGTCGGTCCCAAGAGCGAAAGCTGAGCAACAAGCTGGTAAAGTGATCAATAATTTGGGTCAAGATGTCAGTGCCGAGTTTCAGCATGGCGCTGATTTGGCTTTGCAATTGTGTCAGCGGTACAATATTCGATATGCATTGTTGAAAGAATACAGCCCATCCTGCGGTAGTCATGAAATATATGATGGAAATTTTAATGACACCAAAATAAAGGGCCAAGGAGTTACAGCAAAATTACTAACTGCAAACAACGTTGAAGTTTATAGTGAATTGAATATTGCTCAGTTAATTGTGAAAATAACACATCCCAACAATGCCGAACAGGTATAG
- a CDS encoding DUF885 domain-containing protein codes for MNHLNKIFTVIIVSLLTVSCAQMSTSTDANEKFMLLVEKEQSYQQSLDPFVKENNLLVQDISAQALAAENEKLTEFYQQFKAIENAHLSEQNQISRELMLYRLKNSIDSYSYKAHYMPLTAEAGFHAYLSYYRYRSAFNSVADYQLYLERLVALEGYFAQQIQWMEKGLKAGITQPKVVLAGFEQSISAFISENANKSEFYQPFLKFPGHITLEQQQQLRAQAKKVIIEHVNPMYQRYYDFMVERYIPNAKQTIAAKDYPDGKAFYQNRVKHYTTLDLSADEIHEIGLKEVARIRAEMDQVIKQVGFKGSFAEFTEFLRTDPQFYATTPEQLLKEASYISKKMDGQLPSLFKTLPRTPYGVEPVPMSIAPKYTTGRYKGASNPTQAGFYWVNTYALDRRPLYVLEALTLHEAVPGHHLQISLASEMKNVPAFRNNTYISAFGEGWGLYAEYLGLEAGFYKDPYSNFGRLTYEMWRAVRLVVDTGMHVKGWSREQAMDYLASNSALSMHNVRTEIDRYISWPGQALSYKLGEITIKKLRAKAEKELAEKFDIREFHHQVLKNGSIPLSTLEKVIDEYIRAAKAGGVK; via the coding sequence ATGAATCATTTAAATAAAATTTTTACAGTAATCATTGTCTCACTGTTGACGGTAAGCTGTGCACAAATGTCGACTTCTACAGATGCTAATGAAAAGTTCATGTTGTTGGTTGAAAAGGAACAGTCTTATCAACAAAGTTTAGATCCTTTTGTCAAAGAAAATAACCTACTGGTTCAAGATATTTCAGCGCAAGCTCTTGCCGCCGAAAATGAAAAATTAACTGAGTTCTATCAACAGTTTAAAGCAATTGAAAACGCTCATCTATCTGAGCAAAACCAAATCAGCCGCGAATTGATGCTTTATCGTTTAAAAAACTCCATTGATTCATATAGCTATAAAGCGCATTACATGCCATTAACTGCGGAAGCCGGTTTTCACGCTTATTTAAGCTATTACCGCTATCGCAGCGCTTTTAATTCTGTGGCGGACTATCAATTATATTTAGAGCGTTTGGTTGCATTAGAAGGCTACTTCGCACAACAAATTCAGTGGATGGAAAAAGGGCTCAAGGCAGGCATCACTCAGCCTAAAGTCGTACTGGCGGGTTTTGAACAGTCGATTAGTGCCTTTATAAGTGAAAATGCGAATAAAAGTGAGTTTTATCAACCATTTTTAAAGTTTCCTGGTCATATTACCCTAGAACAACAGCAACAATTAAGAGCACAAGCGAAAAAAGTAATTATTGAACACGTTAATCCAATGTATCAGCGATATTACGATTTTATGGTTGAACGCTATATTCCCAATGCGAAACAAACTATTGCGGCTAAAGATTACCCTGATGGCAAAGCGTTTTATCAAAATCGTGTAAAACATTATACAACGCTTGATTTAAGTGCTGATGAAATACATGAAATTGGTCTCAAAGAAGTTGCTCGTATCCGCGCCGAAATGGATCAGGTAATCAAACAAGTGGGATTTAAAGGTAGTTTCGCAGAATTTACAGAGTTTTTGCGAACAGATCCCCAATTTTACGCCACTACTCCCGAGCAATTGCTTAAGGAAGCTAGCTATATTTCCAAGAAAATGGATGGTCAGTTACCATCATTATTTAAAACCTTGCCACGTACACCATATGGTGTTGAGCCGGTACCTATGAGTATTGCCCCTAAATACACGACTGGTCGTTATAAGGGAGCTTCTAACCCTACACAAGCAGGTTTTTACTGGGTAAACACCTATGCCCTTGATCGTCGCCCTTTATACGTATTGGAAGCGTTAACATTACATGAAGCGGTACCTGGTCATCATTTGCAGATCTCATTGGCGAGTGAAATGAAAAATGTACCAGCATTTCGAAATAATACTTATATTTCGGCTTTTGGCGAAGGTTGGGGTTTATATGCTGAGTATTTAGGCCTTGAAGCTGGATTTTATAAAGACCCATATTCTAATTTTGGTCGTTTGACCTATGAGATGTGGCGTGCAGTGCGTCTAGTTGTTGATACTGGTATGCATGTTAAAGGCTGGAGCCGAGAACAAGCAATGGATTACTTGGCAAGCAATTCGGCATTGTCGATGCACAATGTTCGTACTGAAATTGATCGTTATATTTCTTGGCCAGGGCAGGCGCTATCATACAAACTAGGTGAAATTACGATTAAAAAGTTAAGAGCGAAAGCCGAGAAAGAATTGGCTGAAAAATTTGATATCAGGGAATTTCATCATCAAGTGCTGAAAAACGGCTCAATACCATTGTCGACTTTAGAAAAAGTGATTGATGAATATATTAGGGCTGCGAAAGCGGGTGGTGTCAAATAA